A region of the Vigna unguiculata cultivar IT97K-499-35 chromosome 9, ASM411807v1, whole genome shotgun sequence genome:
TCATCATTAAAATAGAATTCAGGTcaaagaaattatcaacattacTACCTAATTCATAAACAACAACATCTATACCAATAGGTTTAATGACGAAAGCGAAATCAACAATCTTATAAATGAATTGGCATAATAACAACAActtcatatataatattttgaggCTGATGTAGACCAATTGGAAACTCAAGTTCAGACTAAACCTGGACTACTTTTTCATTAGCCTCTTCACCTAGTGTATCAATAGCATCCTCAACAACATTGGAATCAATTTGAATAAACTAAATCTTGGTCATCGTACTcgatgttataattttttttttatattcttctacCGTAATTCACatgttttttaagaatttattcCAAAAGCTTAGAAAAGGTTCTAATTTCTCATAAGAAATTATTCACCAATAAAATATCACTACATATGTCGATAATAATTCAAGTTTGAGTCTAAATCCTACATTGGATAGAAACAACAAAATTAAGCAATGTAAGAGAAAATGCCTATAAATATAATGCTTTGAGATCTTGAGTTAGAAgtgatgttaattttttatgtggATTAGACTCAAGTCACTTCTATATAATATCTCCCTAATGaaccttaaaaaataaaaagccaATTTGTAGTATAAGAAAAGACCCAtgaattcaatatatatatatatatatatatatatatatatatatatatatccctactaaatatctaaaaaatctAAACAATCAACACTAAAGCAGCCCAAATGTTGAAGAGAAcgtagaaagaaaaaaaattaaagaaaaagaagaaaaacataaaacattggAAACTTACAACAAGAAGAATGTCCCTACCACTTCACATATAAAACAAAACtacttataaaaatacatattgcACTAATGTTTTAATTccttacaataatatataaatatgtttttcctaAAGTAGTTTCATTGTGCAACGTCCCAATTTTAGCAGcttaaaacaaagaaattagGATGTTCCACCCTAGTGttcaaaatatacaaacaaatctataaagtatattaatacagtcttataAACGATCAGACTATATAAATGTACCAATTATACATACCAAACATTTCTAACTCTAAACACAAGCTAACCACTTACAACAACTTCCCACTAAGACCTTCTTCCGACCTAAAAGATGACTCCTCAACCTCTAGAGGTGTCTCTGAAACTGCAATCACcactgctcccaccgaataggtgatcatcgcaaaaggaaaacatacaatACAAGACAAAAACAcagaagaagggtaagctaataacTTTTAAAGAATTATCTTAAAgcatataatattgatatatataacaACAACAGACAAGTAGATATtaacatacatatatttataactaTGACTCAACTAATCTGGATACGTGCATTGAGGTCAGATGTAGTCAGTTATGCACTTGTAATGGCATCTCATGCTCTATAGAGCAACAGATTAATAGTGAAAACTCTACCACAAACAAGGTCAGTCCGTTAACACCTATGGTAAGGAAAAACCCCTaggctaggacctcctgctcCCCTCACCACATATCCCATTCCTCTCTACTTGATAATTTGAATAGTtattagagtgtcaggataacTGCCAAGACAATCCCTACCTCAATGCCTACACTACCACAATCACTACTTATCCTCTTTGGGTTAGCATAAACCAATCTCAACCCAGTctcatatatataaacaatCTCATATCATATACTCATCATTCATAATAATTGCAAAGCTTCTATAATCACAAAAAATACCATTCAAATCACTCAAGAATGCAAGTTTCAAGTCTGTACTTACTCGCCTAGCTAGTAGCACTCGCCCAGCCACTGGCCTATGCTCGCCCAACGAGTAGCACTCAACCAGCCACTAGTCCAAGTCTGGAAGTTCCTGACTTGGAAATTCTCCCAGTGAGTATTACTCGCTCAGCGAGTTTGCGAATCTACATAATTCTACAGATAGGTGATCTGTATAATTCTGCAGATCAACACATTCACCCAACGAGTAAGCAAATCTGCACAAGTATGTAGAAATTGATTTAAGCAAAATTATACATATTCATCCAATCCATATAACTCTAAAACCTCTACAAAGACCATTTGAGTATCAAACAtcaattatatcaaaatattcacaCCAATTGTATCCAATTGTACCTATAACATACAATTATTCTCGAACAACATATAAAACTTgtatttatcattttcaaacatCACAACCTAGTTCACATATCAAACACATCAGTCAATtacaaaataatcatatattaacATTCCTAAAAGTTTTGTGAGATATGATAGATATTATCTTCCCTTATTTAAACGactaaaacatttaattttttttatctataacaagAACAACAACtacaaaaatatctttaattaatgattagttttagtgataaaaaataattagtcactacaATAACCAATTTAactatcaatttataaactaaaaatttaactATAGTCTATAATTACgaaattaatttctaaacataatttttatcataaaattagtcactttttaataattttcttgcagtgaatgttaaatatttttcttaacttcTGCCTCTTTCAATATATTCTttacatttttcaaataaaagtgtactatttttctataaaagtgAGATGAGTTTTACAATATAACATATGccaaattgataataaaaatgtgaatgttGGACGATAGATGcacaaattctaaaattaatatatatatatatatatatatatatgtatatatattaatttaaaaggattaaatatatttttggtgcCTTAATTTTTAcgataatatttaagttgtttacattatttaacatattttcacttcaatgttagTTGCAAGacgtgtttgaaacgtcaaataaacttaacaaaatttggttaaaaggtactaaattcacacatttataaaaaataattgagtaaattggttcaaagttttaaaGGAAGACTAATTCCAATTAACATTGTGTAACATGCGGTGATGAGTTGGGAAAAGAAGGAGAATTAGTTAGACCTTTGGGACACGTGGAGAAAGATCCCTTAGTGGGTGGACAAAGGAGAAGTTTGAGGAAAAAGACAAAGAATAGTATATACAAAAAGATTTTGTGGCATAGTGGAGCATGAGTGATATATGTGTCTTTTTTCCCCTACCTTTGAGTGTTTTTCTAGAATTCTCTGTCCCTTCCTGATTATTCCTTATTCTTTTCCAGATCCATACTCTAGTGGGATTTACTTCTTGCTGATACTATTTTACAACCTGATATAACCATCGATGTTGAACCTTGACTTTCCTAAGCAATAAAATTCCACTTGAATtatcatttgttatttttctctatTGTTGGGTTGTGGTACTATTACATTGTTTGCTCTTTGTTAGCTTTATTACACATTGAAgttaagaaaaaacatatttaacgtgatttaaaagaagtaaattatattttgaaaaagttaaattatgttagtgtatttgaaatgttaaataaatttaaaaaaatttggttaaaaatactaaatttacttatttataaaaacaaatgactaaattagttcggtctaaaattttaaaattttaaaaggaaaCTAATTTCAtcaaagaaaacatatttaacgtgatttaaagaagtaaaatatattttggaaaagtcaaatttaaaaaatttaatcattaaatattaGTTGAAATAAGGTCCTTCGTtgcttataaaatatatttttttcttgtggCCTTCGTTGTGTTGACTTCTTAGTCAAGGGGTGGTTGCACGTTAATCCTATCATTGAATTACAATTTCTGAAGGATATCAtcttttccattttcattttttgagtTAAGACTTTGGAAATGGCTGAAGCTGTTCTTGAATTAGTGCTTGAAAATTTGAGTTCTCTTGTTGGGAAAGAGCTGGCACTTTTTTTGGGTTTCCATGATGACTTGGAAAGACTTGCCAGTTTACTGACTACCATCAAGGCAACTCTTGAAGATGCTGAGCACAAACAATTCTCAGACGTAGCTATACAGATTTGGCTTCAAAAGCTGAAAGATGCAGCTCTCACTTTGGATGACATCATGGACGAGTGTGGCTGTGAACTTCTGGGGATGGAGTTCCAAAGAATCAGGGGTGTATCAAATAAGGTACAAATCTTTGGTTCATTATCCTCTTTTAATCCCAAACACGTTGCTTTTCGTTACAAAATTGCCAAGAAAATGAGAAGGATAAGTAAGAGGTTAGAAGAAATTGGTGAAGAAAGGACTAAGTTTCATTTCACAGAGACGGTCTCCGAGAGAAGTGGAGACAGTGATTGGCGCCAAACCACCTCGTTTATCACTGAACCGCAGGTGTATGGAAGGGAAGAAGATAAGGATCAGATTATAAACTTTTTGGTTGGTGTTGCTTCTCGTTCTGAGAATTTATCCGTATATCCGATCTTGGGTCTAGGTGGACTAGGAAAAACAACTCTTGCTCAACTCATTTTCAATCATGAGAGGGTGGTCAACCACTTTGAGCTAAGAATTTGGGTCTGTGTTTCTGATGATTTCAGTTTGACGAGGATAACAAAGGCTATCATTGAAGCAGTTACCCAGCGTAGCTGTGACGATTTGGATCTAGAACCACTTCAAAGAATGCTTCAAGATCTCCTTCGAAGTAAAAGATATTTACTTGTTTTAGATGATGTGTGGGATGATAAGCAAGAGAATTGGCAGAAGTTGAAATCTGTTTTAGCTTGTGGGACGATGGGTGCTTCCATTCTGGTCACCACTCGTCTTTCAAAGGTTGCTGCAATTATGGGAACAATACCTCCTCATGCACTGTCAGAGTTACCAGATAGTTATTGTTGGGAATTGTTTAGGAGTCGAGCCTTCGGAGCAAATGAGGTTGAACCAGAAGAGCTAGTGTTTATAGGGAAAGAGATAGTAAAGAAATGCAGGGGAGAGCCTCTTGCAGCAAAAGCACTGGGAGGTCTTTTACGCTTCAAAAGAGAGGAAAAGGAGTGGCTCAACGTTAAGGAGAACAACCTGTGGAGTTTACCCCAAGATGAAGACTCTATAATGCCTGCCTTGAGATTAAGTTACTTGAACTTGCCCATAAAACTCAGGACATGTTTTGCTTATTGTGCGATATTTCCTAaagatgaaataataaaaaaggaaaatctgATTGAACTGTGGATGACTAATGGATTTATTTCATCCAGTGAAATATTAAATGCTGAAGATGTGGGTGAAAGTGTGTGGAATGAATTGTACTGGAGATCATTTTTTCAAGATATCAAGACAGATGAGTGTGGGAAAGTTAAAAGTTTCAAGATACATGATCTTGTCCATGATCTTGCACAATTTGTTGCAATAGATGTTTGCTGcgtttcaaaacaaaatcatgtaACTACTTTGTCTGAAAGAATCCACCATCTCTCAATTTATGGAAAGGATTCAATCCCGTTACATCAAGTCAATTCTTTGAGGACCTATATAAAACCGTCACAACGCAATTATTTCGGCCAAATTTGTGATGATGTATTGAAATGTCATTCTTTGCGGGTTCTTCACTACGAACGGTGGGAACCATTTATCCCATCTTCAATTGGTCATTTAAAACACCTAAGGTATCTAAACCTTTCTTTGGGAAAATTCCAAACTCTTCCAATATCAGTATGTAAATTATGGAATTTGCAGATATTGAAATTAGACTATTGTAAACATCTCCGAAAGTTGCCTGACAATTTGGTAGGCTTAAAAGGTCTACAACAACTATCTTTGAAAGGTTGTTTCTCCTTGTCAAGGTTGCCTCCTCATGTAGGGAATTTGACATCCTTAAGGATTTTAAACATGTACATTGTTGGCAAGCAAAGAGGGTCACTTCTGGCTGAACTGGGACCACTGAAGCTTAAAGGAGACCTTTTAATCAAGCATATGGGTAAAGTGAAAAGTGTAAAGGATGCCAAAGAAGCCAATATGTTTGGTAAGAAACTAAACAAGTTGCGGTTATCATGGGACAGATATGACGAAGAATTGGAATTACAAGAAAATGTTGAGGAGATTCTTGAAGTGCTTCAACCTGATCCTAAACAACTTGAGAGGGTGACGATAGATGGATATAAAGGTGCTTATTTCCCAAAGTGGATGTCCAGTTCTTCTCTCCATCTCTTAAACTTTTTGGAGCTCAATGACTGTGGAAGCTGTTTGAAACTTCCACAGCTGGGAAAACTGCCTTCTCTAAAGATTATTTGTTTGCGTAACATTAGTAATGTAAAATACCTATATGAGGAGTCTGATGATGGTGGGGTAGTTTTCATGTCTTTAGAACTTCTGTCATTAAGGCATCTGCCAAACCTGACAAGGATATCAAGGGAGGGTGGGGAAAACATGTTCCCACACCTTTCTACACTTGAAATCATTGAATGTCCTAAACTACTGAATGTATCAGCAGGTTTTGAATGTTTTACTTGTGTTAAGGATATTTTGATCACAGGTTGTAGAGAAAAGGTTGAAGGCGTGAATGAGGCTTTACGACATATGACTGCCCTGGGGAAGTTAACCTTAGATGATCTTCCTAACCTTGAATCCTTGCCTCATTGCTTAGGAAACCTTTCCTTACTTCACGATTTAACCATCCACAACTGTTCCAAGTTGAGGTGTCTTCCAACTTGCCTAAGCCGCAGTTTGCAATATTTGACAATTTCTGGTTACACTCACCCTGAGTTAAAGAAACGAtgtgagaaagaaaaaggagaagattGGCCAACAATAGCTCATATTCCCCATTTAGATCTTTCCACGTGGAGGTGAATATCATGATTGCTTCTGATTAAGGTGCATTCTGGGTCCTATCCCGTcctatattttcttatagttgTTTACCACATGTAGCTCTACAATGCTAAGTTATTCTAACTTGTTTTTTGGACCCTTTTGGTGTTTTTATGAagggaaatgatatttcaacaaaataATTTGACAAGATTTTGACAATACACGTGCGAGGTTGGTTTTTTGAGAACTGAAAGGGAAAAGTTAAttggagagagaaaaagagaaagagagaaagagagaaagggaAAAAGGAAAACAGGAAGAAGTgaaacagagagagagagagaaagcaaGTGCCTGTCGCCGGAATAACCGGATTCAAAAACCCACGTACATGAAGTTCTCGCCGGCAACCATTTCGCCGTCCACACCAGAGGTCACTCATATTATTCTCATACACTATCATTCATCCAGACCGTTGCATTCAGAGTTGGGAGTGGGTTTGTGGAAACTGTGGCAACCTTCCATCATCGACGGCAAGGAACAATATCCCTTATTGAAATTGTAT
Encoded here:
- the LOC114162332 gene encoding putative disease resistance protein RGA4 translates to MAEAVLELVLENLSSLVGKELALFLGFHDDLERLASLLTTIKATLEDAEHKQFSDVAIQIWLQKLKDAALTLDDIMDECGCELLGMEFQRIRGVSNKVQIFGSLSSFNPKHVAFRYKIAKKMRRISKRLEEIGEERTKFHFTETVSERSGDSDWRQTTSFITEPQVYGREEDKDQIINFLVGVASRSENLSVYPILGLGGLGKTTLAQLIFNHERVVNHFELRIWVCVSDDFSLTRITKAIIEAVTQRSCDDLDLEPLQRMLQDLLRSKRYLLVLDDVWDDKQENWQKLKSVLACGTMGASILVTTRLSKVAAIMGTIPPHALSELPDSYCWELFRSRAFGANEVEPEELVFIGKEIVKKCRGEPLAAKALGGLLRFKREEKEWLNVKENNLWSLPQDEDSIMPALRLSYLNLPIKLRTCFAYCAIFPKDEIIKKENLIELWMTNGFISSSEILNAEDVGESVWNELYWRSFFQDIKTDECGKVKSFKIHDLVHDLAQFVAIDVCCVSKQNHVTTLSERIHHLSIYGKDSIPLHQVNSLRTYIKPSQRNYFGQICDDVLKCHSLRVLHYERWEPFIPSSIGHLKHLRYLNLSLGKFQTLPISVCKLWNLQILKLDYCKHLRKLPDNLVGLKGLQQLSLKGCFSLSRLPPHVGNLTSLRILNMYIVGKQRGSLLAELGPLKLKGDLLIKHMGKVKSVKDAKEANMFGKKLNKLRLSWDRYDEELELQENVEEILEVLQPDPKQLERVTIDGYKGAYFPKWMSSSSLHLLNFLELNDCGSCLKLPQLGKLPSLKIICLRNISNVKYLYEESDDGGVVFMSLELLSLRHLPNLTRISREGGENMFPHLSTLEIIECPKLLNVSAGFECFTCVKDILITGCREKVEGVNEALRHMTALGKLTLDDLPNLESLPHCLGNLSLLHDLTIHNCSKLRCLPTCLSRSLQYLTISGYTHPELKKRCEKEKGEDWPTIAHIPHLDLSTWR